The Zootoca vivipara chromosome 4, rZooViv1.1, whole genome shotgun sequence genome has a segment encoding these proteins:
- the LOC118085084 gene encoding disintegrin and metalloproteinase domain-containing protein 9-like, producing MPDGPFQSKRSMHTALALLKRSFITANMPIYTYNVKGDRIADYPYIQDDCYYGGYVEDALDSQAFLSTCFGLWGHVQIGILGYEIEPIENSSTFQHLIYRKTPEHLEPCRGIIEDGTYLGSEAGEIRIIDSDGPIPSAIGIYLPLGLHLYLVGLELWTERDYITIDTENLSVTLAAFHQYAISELQQNVHFDHSGIITNPKVDAETIAHVLGHSLGFGHDDTPLNKARGCDCNCTKPGRCIMAATGNPTCSRLSNCSRMVYYDAIRKPGKECLTDIPSHLVSRKKCGNGVIEDDEECDCGHDEECQRNGCCQKDCKLSPGIECLYGLCCERCKLLEEGTVCREAVSECDLPEYCNGSSPVCPPDVHKQDGMPCSNSNSCFMGNCIDLHKHCTSLFGQGAKQAPLSCFKKVNMRGDQAGNCGEDGQKYRKCYEEDVLCGRLQCTHVNKIPKMLTGQRVVQIPVEGTFCWGFEFHVGQHVYDLGAVRDGTTCGTDKICMNRSCVDRAILNYDCDFSKCSNRGVCNSKRNCHCSYGWAPPFCSGRGFGGSTDSGPPPRNWLPVSL from the exons ATGCCCGACGGGCCTTTCCAAAGCAAGAGAAGCATGCACACCGCCCTTGCCCTCCTCAAAAG aTCCTTTATAACTGCAAATATGCCTATTTATACATATAATGTGAAGGGAGACCGGATTGCAGATTATCCATATATTCAG GATGACTGCTATTACGGCGGATATGTGGAAGACGCCTTAGACTCTCAGGCCTTCCTCTCTACCTGCTTTGGGCTTTG GGGACATGTGCAAATTGGGATTTTAGGCTATGAAATTGAACCTATTGAGAATTCTTCCACATTTCAACACCTTATTTATCGAAAGACTCCAGAGCACCTTGAACCGTGCAGAGGAATAATTGAAGATGGAACATATTTAGGAAGTGAAGCTGGAGAAATAAGAATAATTGACAGTGATGGCCCAATTCCTTCTGCCATTGGA ATATACTTGCCATTAGGTCTTCACCTTTATTTGGTAGGATTGGAGTTGTGGACAGAAAGAGACTACATAACAATTGATACTGAGAATCTTAGCGTGACTTTAGCTGCATTTCACCAATATGCCATCTCTGAGCTTcagcaaaatgtgcattttgatcaTTCAGGAATAATTAC AAATCCTAAAGTTGATGCTGAAACAATTGCACACGTGTTGGGTCATTCTCTTGGCTTTGGCCATGATGACACACCCTTAAACAAAGCTCGGGGCTGTGACTGTAATTGCACCAAGCCTGGCAGGTGTATAATGGCAGCAACCGGCAATCC AACATGTTCAAGGCTGAGTAACTGCAGCAGGATGGTATATTATGATGCAATAAGAAAACCAGGAAAAGAATGTCTTACTGACATACCTAGCCACCTAGTTAGCAGAAAGAAGTGTGGAAATGGTGTCATTGAGGATGACGAAGAGTGTGACTGTGGCCACGATGAG GAATGCCAAAGGAATGGCTGTTGCCAAAAGGACTGTAAATTATCACCAGGCATTGAATGTCTTTATGGACTTTGCTGTGAGAGATGTAAG TTGTTAGAAGAGGGAACAGTGTGCAGAGAAGCTGTTTCCGAGTGTGACCTTCCGGAGTATTGCAATGGAAGCTCTCCTGTTTGCCCGCCAGACGTCCATAAACAAGATGGGATGCCATGTAGCAACAGTAACAGCTGTTTTATGGGGAATTGCATTGACCTCCACAAACACTGCACATCTCTTTTTGGCCAAG GTGCAAAACAGGCCCCACTGAGTTGTTTCAAGAAAGTGAATATGCGAGGCGACCAGGCTGGCAACTGTGGCGAGGATGGACAAAAATACAGGAAATGTTATGAAGA AGATGTTCTTTGTGGAAGACTCCAGTGCACTCATGTTAATAAAATTCCCAAAATGTTAACAGGACAACGTGTAGTTCAGATTCCAGTGGAGGGTACATTCTGCTGGGGTTTTGAATTTCATGTTGGCCAGCATGTTTATGATCTTGGAGCAGTGAGAGATGGAACAACCTGTGGAACTGACAAG ATATGCATGAACAGATCTTGTGTTGACCGGGCCATTTTGAATTATGACTGTGATTTTTCAAAATGTAGCAACAGAGGG GTGTGCAACAGCAAGAGAAACTGCCATTGTTCTTATGGATGGGCCCCTCCCTTCTGCTCTGGCAGAGGGTTTGGTGGGAGCACTGACAGTGGGCCGCCTCCGAGAAAT TGGCTACCAGTCTCCTTGTGA